The genomic interval GGGGCCAGCACCATCACCGGTGGCCAGGGCGAACTCCAGCCCCAGCCAGAAGATTTGGCGATCGCCCGCACCCTAGGACAGCGCGTAGCCGAAGTCACCACAAAAGTGCGCGGCTAGCGCTCAGCGGCAGATGGCGGGGGGCTCTTGGCTGGGGCTCACGCTCTGCGGTAGTTCAATGGTAAATTCACTGCCCCGGTCTAGCTCACTGTTGACGGTAATCGTGCCCTGCATGACCTGCACCAGCGCATAGACAATGGCCAGCCCCAGGCCGGTGCCTTTGGCAGCGCTGCGAGCGTCGTGCACCTGCCAAAACTCTTGAAAAATGTGGGGCTGATCGTCTCGGCTAATGCCGCAGCCCGTGTCTTTGACCTGGAGCAGCAGTCGGTCGGCGGGTAGGGGGTCTAGGCTCACCACAATCCGCCCGGCATCGGTAAACTTGATGGCGTTGGAGATCAGGTTGGTCAAAATTTGCCGCAGCCGGTTGCGATCGTTGACCACTACCACGGGGCGATCGGGCAGGTCTGCCTCTAGAGTCAGGGCCTTTTGGTCGGCCAATGTGCCCAGTTCGTCTATGGTGGTCACAATCAGGTCGGTCAGGTCAAAGCGTTCGAGCTTCAGCTCGACTTGGTCTGCCCGCAGCCGCGAAAAATTGAGCATGTCTTCAATCATGCCGAGCAGGTGCTGCCCGTTGTGAAAGATGCGCTGCACCATCCTGACCGTCTTAGAGTCGCGCTGGGGGTCAAACTGCGCCATCAACACCTGAGAAAACCCCAAAATGGCGTTCATCGGCGTTTTGAGCTCGTGGGAAACCGTGGCTAGCAGCTGCGCTCTCAGGCGATCGGCCTCTAACAGTTCTAAATTCTCAACTTGCAGCTGGCGCAGGGTGGCTTCGGCTTTTTTGCGATCGCTAATATCTCGCATTTGCCATCGCAGCCCAACCCCATTGCCTTCGATATCTTTGACGATCTCAACCGTTGTCGAGACGGTGATGGTGGCGGCTTTCCGCCTCTGTATCGTCAGCTCCCAGCCCTCAATGCGATGCGATGTCACAATTTGGTTGAGCAGCGTGCGAAAGGACACCCGTTCAGCTGGGGGCACATGGGAGACTAGGGGTTTGCCAATCAGGTAGGGCTGCTCCAGGTTCAACAGCGCAACGGCAGCATGATTTGCCTCCTGCACCACCCCGTTCATATCGGTTACGAGGTAGCCATCGGGGGCAAAGTTAAACAGATCTTGGTAGCGCTGGCGCTCGGCCTCAGCAATGTAGTTAGCGGCAGCGAGCTGTTCGTTTTGGGCCAACAGCTCTTCTTCGGCAATGTGGAGTTCTTCTACCGCTAGGCCCAGTTCTTCTAATAGAGCTGTGGTCAATTGCTGAGATTCGTCTGAGGGAAGTTGTCGGGTCTCTTCATAGAGCGCCGTCACCCGAGTCTGAACGTTCTCAATATAGCGAGTCAATACCTCGTCCCTTGCCACACTCACAAAGCCCTCTCCCAGCTATTCGCTCAGTCTGTCGCCATTGCCCTATCACCGCATCCACCCCACGAAATATCAGCTGAGGGCTCGAGGGGCAGAGCGCAGACGCACCTTAAGTTTTAGTTCGAAACAAGAGGGCTGGTCTAGGCTATTGACAGTCTCTAGCAATAGCATTACATATTTTCACTGAGGTCAAGGTTATTGCCTTGACCTCAGTTGACAGATTAGCGCCGGCGTCTACTGCACCGCTGCCGAGACTCGCACCCGTTGCAGGCTCTCGGCCAGCTGGCGCACTACGGCGACCATAGCCAGAGAGTTGTCGAGCCGGTTGACGGCAGAACCCACGCCAACGCCAGCCGCTCCAGCGGCGATCGCCATCGGAGCCGTCACATCTGACAAGCCCGACGCGCAGAGCACTGGCACCGACACAGCCCGAGCGATCGCGTGGGCGGCAGCCAGCGTCGGCGCCGCCTTCTCAATCAACCCCAGGGTGCCGGGGTGAGTCGGCTGGCTAGAGGTGCCCCCCTCAGTCTGAATAATGTCGGCCCCAGCGGCCACCAGAGCTTCGGCCAGGCTCACCTGCTCATCCAACGCCAAAATGTGGGGCACCGTGACCGACAGCGTGATCTGGGGCAGCAGGGCGCGGGTGCGGCGGGTCAGTTCGAGCACCTCGGGCGCTTCAAACCGCCGACCCTGGGCGTAGAAAGCATCAAAGTTACCAATTTCGATCAGGTCGGCCCCAGCGGCCACGGGGGCAAGAAACGCCTCGGCCTCGACGGCAGAAACACAGATGGGCAGAGTCGTGGCGGCCTTAGCCAAGCGGACCAACTCGGCATCGGCGGCGATATCCACAAAGGTGGCACCGCCCTGGTCGGCGGCCTTCACCACGGCCACCACCCGCTGGGGGTCAAAGTTGGTAAGACCGCTGATGATTTTGAGGGCGCTGCGGGTATCGAGGGCGCGTTGTAAGTCAGAGCGCATAGGTCTATCTCTCAAGATTGGGCAGTGACCCGCCCAACATAGCTGGGCGGGCGCTAGTTTGACCTATTGTTGCACTGTTGGCCGAATTGCGGATAGCCCCATGTTTTGAGTTTTGAGTTCTCAGTTATGAGTTTTGAGTTAACCCCCAAACTCAAAATTCAAAACTCAAAATTTAGAACTCCACCGCCGCCACCGCTGCCGCCACAGCCGCTGGGTAATGTAAAACGGGCTGATCAGACTGTAGAGATAGAGTCGCATTTCGCAGGCGGTCACCGTATCGCTGACCACCTCGCCCTGGTATTTGACCAAGTGGCGCACAATCTTGCGAATATCGTTGATTAGATAAGCGTGGGCCGCCAGCGGGCGCTGCCACAGAGGCATGCTGAGCATGCGCGTGCGATGGCGGCTGAGGCCAATGCCCCGAAACATTTGCAGCAGATA from Nodosilinea sp. FACHB-141 carries:
- a CDS encoding ATP-binding protein, with the protein product MSVARDEVLTRYIENVQTRVTALYEETRQLPSDESQQLTTALLEELGLAVEELHIAEEELLAQNEQLAAANYIAEAERQRYQDLFNFAPDGYLVTDMNGVVQEANHAAVALLNLEQPYLIGKPLVSHVPPAERVSFRTLLNQIVTSHRIEGWELTIQRRKAATITVSTTVEIVKDIEGNGVGLRWQMRDISDRKKAEATLRQLQVENLELLEADRLRAQLLATVSHELKTPMNAILGFSQVLMAQFDPQRDSKTVRMVQRIFHNGQHLLGMIEDMLNFSRLRADQVELKLERFDLTDLIVTTIDELGTLADQKALTLEADLPDRPVVVVNDRNRLRQILTNLISNAIKFTDAGRIVVSLDPLPADRLLLQVKDTGCGISRDDQPHIFQEFWQVHDARSAAKGTGLGLAIVYALVQVMQGTITVNSELDRGSEFTIELPQSVSPSQEPPAICR
- a CDS encoding DUF561 domain-containing protein, yielding MRSDLQRALDTRSALKIISGLTNFDPQRVVAVVKAADQGGATFVDIAADAELVRLAKAATTLPICVSAVEAEAFLAPVAAGADLIEIGNFDAFYAQGRRFEAPEVLELTRRTRALLPQITLSVTVPHILALDEQVSLAEALVAAGADIIQTEGGTSSQPTHPGTLGLIEKAAPTLAAAHAIARAVSVPVLCASGLSDVTAPMAIAAGAAGVGVGSAVNRLDNSLAMVAVVRQLAESLQRVRVSAAVQ